In the Pectinatus sottacetonis genome, AGAGGTTAATATTAATGCAGCTACTCTGACACCGTTAGAGGATTATATAAGCGGTGAATATGTTCTAAATCAAGATAATAATATTGAAAAGAAAATAAACCGTGATTTTATAAAACAAAAATTAGCAGAAGCTATTGATAAACTGCCAAAGAAAGAAAAATTGGTTATAGCTTTATATTATTCTGAAGAATTGACTTTAAAAGAAATAGGATTTACATTGAAATTATCAGAAGCCCGCATAAGTCAGCTACATAAAAAAGCCGTTCTTAGACTTAGAGGATATTTAGCACGTTCTAAAGCAGATTTATTTTAATTTATCTCTAAGTGGAAACAGGTAATAAGAAAAATTGTAAAACTGTTAAGATTATAATGGTAGCTAACTTATATTTTAATATAAGTTATTTTAAACCAAAAGTCACCATTTTAAATGCCATAATATTAAGTGGTAAGAATGTATCACTACAGCCATGTTTATTTTTGGGAAATATATAATACATTGCTTAAAAGCTTATTTTCAATTAATTGGGGATGTCATAATTCTTAGTTAAAAATAAAGAAAATTTCATCAGCATATAGCATATATGGATGTAAGCATAGAATGAATTAGTCACTGAATATTCATACCAGACGTTCTAACTTTAGGAGGATTTAATATGCCTGATACCACAATAGGAAGTAAAAGCGAGGGATATTTACTTGAATTCTTAGATACAGGAGTTTTTTTGACAATCTTTCCGCCTGAGAATGAAATTCCTTTGTTTACGGATATCACATTATTATGTGCAATCCTAAAAAAACATAATATAAAAGATTACAACATAAAATATTTATTAAAAATTTTACAAAAACATGATGGTACCCGTACACAAATAACTGGTATAGAAGCATCTTCTGAAGAAGTAATTGAAAAAAAAGAATTAATTCCAGTTATTGAAATAAGTAAGGATAGAATGAAAGCTGCTATATATTTTGAAGGCGGCGATGATGCATTTCATTTTGATAAAAACTATATATTGCAGCAGCTTAGTGATAAAAAAATTACTTATGGAATAAATGAAAAAGCCATTGAGGAATTTATAAAATATCCTACCCAGAGAATTGTAATAGCGAGAGGAAAACATGCTGTTAACGGTAAAAATGCTTATATAAAAAATCATGTAGATTTTTCCCGGAAGGGGCGCCCTAGTGAAAGTAATTATGGTAAAGTAGATTATAAGGATCTTAATTTATTTTTTCTGGTTTCAAAGGGCGATGTGCTATCTGAACGCATTCCTCAGACAAAAGGAGAAAAAGGCATGAATGTTATGGGACAAGAAATTGCCTGCCGACCAGGAAAGCCAATTCCTCTTGTTAAAGGGAAAAATACGGAATTGTTAAACGAAAATATTTTAATAGCTGCTATTGATGGACAAGCAGTAGATGAAGGAAATCGAATTTCAGTAGATCCTAAATTAGATATTAATAGTGATGTTGATTTATCGACAGGTAATATAGATTTTAATGGTAGTGTATTTATACGAGGCAACATTCAGGATGGGTTCTCTGTAAAAGCTGAAGGTGATATTGAAATAGGCGGAACTGTCAGTGGCGGCACTGTGGAGGGACGTAATATTCATGTCAATGGTGGAATATTGGGAATGCGTCGAGGAAAGGTTTTGGCCAGGGAAGATATCCATACTACATTTGTTGAAAATGCTGATATAACTGCAGAAAGAAATGTATATATTTCTGATGTTTCATTGCATTCTCTTATAAATGCGGGAAAACAAATTATTATAACAGAAAAACGTGGTCAGATTGTTGGTGGATATGCTATTGCCGGAATGTCAATTGATGTCAAGGTTTTGGGTAATATAGTAAATGTTGCTACAAAAGTAGAAGTGGGAATTAATCCTATTATTAATAATAAATATAAAGCGTTAGCAAGTAATATTGAAAAAGCAAAAAAGCAATTAAAAAGTATTAAAAATGCTTTAATAATCTTTAATGAAAAAGCCGACAAATTAACTACCATGCAGAAAATGAAATTTAGTGAACTCAAACGCACACAGTTCCCCTTAGCCGGAGAAATAGAGAGAAAGGAAAAAGAACTTTCTATAATATCAAAACAGCTGCAAAATATGAAACATGCCTACATACGAGTTAATGATGTAGCCTATCCAGGTGTAAAATTAGTGGTATCTTCTTGTCTTTACACTGTTCAGACGGAAACTAAACATTGCACATTTTTAGCAGATGAAAGCTGTGGAACAGTAAAGATTAGTCCATATTAAGTTTATGGAGGGGAAAAAATGTCAGTAAATCCTATAGGTAATTTACAGGCGATGCTGCCTAATAGTTCTGAAGTTGGTAAAATGCAAAATAAAATGACTCAGCAGGTCAACGCTGCACAAAACTTTGGTAATGAGAAACTACAGCAAGAATCAGAACAAAAGCAATTACAGGTTCAGGCAAAAGATGAAGTTGAAGATAATAAAATTCGCAATGATGGACAAAAAGATGCCCAAAGTAGAAATGAATTATTTAATAAAAAAAAACCAAAACATCAAACAGCTGACGATGATACTGAAGACAAATTATCAGATGCTATTCGTGGACATAATATTGATATAAAATTATAATGTTTTAGAGGTGTATAATGTTTACGGAAATACTAGGTGTAATAATTATTATTGGCATTATATTTATTTTAATATTACGACATAATACATTAAATGAAAGTGCTAATGATAAGAAAATAAACTCAGGTGCTGTTCATCTGCAAAAAGATTTAGAAAAAACTGGCAATGAAATTTTAGCAAAAATGGATCAAAAAATGGATGAAATGGAATTGTCCATGAATAAACTTGATAAGAAAATTGTCGAATTAAAAAATTATAATGCTTTATTGGCTGAATATGAAAATAAAAATGTATTACAAAAAATGTCCCGCGAGAAAAAAAGTACTGCTGCAACGACTTTTAATTCTGCTTTGACAACAGCAACTAAAAATACTTATGGAGGATCTATTGATATTGTAGCTGGTAATGATAATGAACAGTCAACGGATAAAAAAGAAAATGCTGTAAAGGAAAATGTTTTACAGGATGATTTATCAGAAACAGCGAAAAAAGTTTTTGCCCTTTTAAATCAACATATTGAACCAGGAGAAATAAGTCGCAGGCTCTCTATTGGACGTGGTGCGGTAGATATGATCATACAAATGTACAAAAAAAATAAATAGTTATGCGCAGGACTAATATTTATAGCAATAAGTATTAGTCTTTTTATATCGGAAATTTTCAGAGAAAATTAATTTTTGTATTGCTTAAGATAATAAATGGAGGTATACTTTGGAACGTCTACAAAAATATATAGCGGCCTGTGGTATCGCTTCACGACGCTCTGCAGAAAAACTTATAAGCCAGGGCAGAGTGCGTGTAAATGGGAAAATAATCAATCAGCAGGGTATAACAATAGATCCAAATAATGATACCATTGAATTTGATGGAAAAATAATAAGAGAAACGGGGAAAAAAGTATATATTATGCTCAATAAACCTAAAGGATATATTTCTACTGTAAAAGATGAACATAATAGAAAAACCATCATGGAACTGGTAAAAAATATCACACAAAGAATATTTCCTATAGGCCGGCTGGATTATAATACAGAAGGACTGTTGCTGCTGACGAATGATGGGGAATTAATGCAAAAACTGCTTCATCCCAAGTTTAAAGTTAAAAAAACTTATACTGCCAATATAGAAGGTAAATTGAGCAGTATTGATTTAGGCGAGTTGCGACATGGTATCAAACTAGAAGATGGAATGACCTCTCCCGCAGAAGTAAAAATTATAAATTATAATGAACAAATTGACCGAAGTAAAATTCATATCAGCATACATGAAGGAAGAAATCGCCAAATACGACGCATGTTTGAGACAGTTAATCATCCTGTAATATCCTTGAAACGTATTGAATTTGCCGGATTAAGTTTATATGGATTAAAAAGAGGACAATATCGTTTATTATCGCAGGAGGAATTAGAACAACTGATAAAAGTAATCAGTTTTTAATTATGAAAAAAATATTAGTAATAGGTGCTGGTGCTGCAGGAATAATGGCCGCTATAGAAGCTGCTAAAACAGCTGAGGTTACCTTGGTTGAGCAAAAGGATAAGATCGGGCGTAAATTAATGATTACTGGTAAGGGACGCTGTAATATAACTAATACAGCAGACTTAACAACTTTTATAAAAAATATTCCTGGTAATGGTAAATTTCTGTACAGTGCTTTTAAAAATTTTTTTAATGATGATGTTGTTAAATTTTTTACAACTATTGGGGTTAAAACTAAAGTAGAACGCGGTGGTAGAGTATTTCCTAAAAGTGATAGTGCGTTTGATGTTGTCAATGGCTTAAAAAATAAGCTTTACGACTCTAACATCTCTCTGCTTTTAAATACACGTGTTGCCAGACTAATTTTGAAGGACAATTGTGTCACTGGCATTGAAACATGGGCAGGAAAAATTATATTAGCAGATGCTGTTATATTATGTGCTGGTGGAGCAAGTTATCCCTTGACTGGTTCAGATGGATCTGGCATAAAATTAGCGCAAGAAGTTGGACACACCATTACACCACTGACACCGGCATTAGTGCCTTTAGAAAGCGATGCACCATGGATAAAAGGAATTCAAGGACTTTCCCTAAGAAATGTAAAGTTGAGTGTTTTTACTAACAATAAAAAAAGTGATGAATTATTTGGTGAAATGATGTTTACCCATTTTGGCGTAACAGGTCCTATAATATTATCCGCCAGCAGAGCTATCGCGCTCAATATGAATAAAGGGAAAAAAGTTTACTTATCAGTAAATTTAAAACCAGCACTCAATTCACATCAGGTTGATTTACGAATACAGCGTGATTTTGAAAAATATAAGCATAAACAAGTAAAAAATGCTATGACTGATCTACTACCACATAAATTAATTCCCATTATACTAGATTTATCATATATTGATGCAGAAAAATCAGTCAGCGAAGTAACGAAAAAAGAACGGCGGCAACTTGCGGTAATACTTCAGAATCTTTCATTTGACATTACTAAGACACGTCCATTAGCGGAAGCTATTGTAACTTGCGGCGGCATAAGGGTTAAAGAAATAAATCCCCAAACAATGCAATCAAAACTAGTTAAAAATCTGTATTTTGCCGGAGAAGTCCTGGATATAGACGGCTATACAGGCGGATTTAATCTACAAGCGGCTTTTTCTATGGGATATACTGCTGGACAAATGGCTGTACGCTGACTTTTTCTACTATCATAATCAATCATACATATGGGTTTATACTTGTAAGTAATTGTTTTCTTATAGTATAATGAATAAGTAATAGAGAAAATTTATTCATAGCAAAATAATTTTAATTGAAGGGTAAGTGTACATGACAACTAAATCTATTCAAGCAGCAGTTACAGGTTTACACGGAGAAATAACTGTTCCTGGAGATAAATCTATATCACACCGCAGCATAATGTTTGCCGGATTATGTACTTCACCTGTCCATATTACTAATTTTCTACATGCCCAGGATTGTATGTCAACGGTTACCTGCATGAAAGCGCTTGGTGTTGATATCGTGGAAACAACAAACGGAGATATGAGTGTTTGTGGTAAAGGACTGCACGGTCTGCGAGAAGCAACATCGGTGATTGATGCAGGTAATTCGGGAACTACTCTGAGGCTAATGATGGGAATATTATCGGGGCAAAAATTTTTGACTACATTTACTGGTGATTCTTCGTTGAGTAAAAGACCTATGGATCGCGTAATAAAACCTTTGGCAAAAATGGGGGCCCATATTGTCGGCAGAAGGGGAAATACCTTACTCCCCATAACTGTAATACCACAGACAAATAAATTGATTGGTCTGGAATATGAAATGCCCATGGCCAGTGCCCAAGTAAAATCGGCAATTTTACTGGCCGGCCTTTACGCCAAAGGTACAACTACTATAACAGAACCATATCCTTCCCGTAATCATACTGAAAAAATGTTATCAGCTTTTGGTGCAGATATAAATTCAAGCGGCAATAACATAAAAATTAATCCAATTCAAGAACTTACTGCCCCCCAGCATATTGAGGTTCCTGGTGATATAAGTTCTGCTGCATATTGGTTTGTCGCTGGATCAATTATAAAAAATAGTGATATCCTTATAAAAAATGTTGGCATTAATGAAACACGAACTGGCATTATCGATGTACTTAAAAAAATGGGAGCAAATATAGAAATTTTAAATTTACGCCGAACAGGAGGAGAACCTTTTGCTGATGTGCGGGTAAAATCTGCTAAGCTGCACGGAATAGACATTAAAGCAACTATAATTCCTCGCCTTATTGATGAAATTCCTGTGATTGTAGTAGCTGCAATATTAGCAGATGGTATCACTACAATAAGTGGTGCCCAGGAGCTACGTGTAAAAGAAAGTGATCGTATAAAGACAGTTTATAATGAATTCAGTAAGCTATCAACAAATATTACAGAAAAAAAGGACGGCTTTATAATAAAGGGCAATGGCTCCTTAAAATATGCTGAATGCAATTCTCATAATGACCATCGCATTGCGATGTCACTTGCAATAGCAGGAGCTGCTGGCAGCGGCATAAATATAGATAAAGCAGAATGTGTAGATATATCTTATCCTGAATTTTATAAAACACTTCATAATCTAACTAATAAGTAAAATTTATGATTATAAAGGGGAAAAAGATGAAAAAAATAATTGCCATTGATGGTCCAGCTGGAGCTGGCAAAAGTACTGTTGCGCAAATGACTGCTGATTACCTGGGATATACATATATAGATACCGGCTCTATGTATAGAGCTGTTGCCTGGAAAGTTTTGCAGCATGTTCCAATAGATAAGCTGACTGATAATGATATAATAAATACAGTAAAAAAAATAAATGTCCGATTATCTTACAAAAATAATAAGACAGAAGTATATGTAAATGGACAGGAAATTTCTAGTGAGCTTAAAACTCCCGCAGTTAATAAAATAGTATCACAAGTGGCAAAATTAAGATCAGTACGAGAAAAAATGGTATATCTGCAACGCTTAATGGCTAGAAATGGAGCTGTTGTAATGGATGGTCGTGATATTGCCAGCAATGTACTACCAAATGCTGATTTAAAAATATTTTTAACGGCCTCTGTTCAAGAAAGAGCCAACAGACGCTTTCAGGAAATGCAGAAAAAAGGCTATAATTTAAGTCTGGAAGAATTAAAAAAGGATATTGTAAAGCGTGACAAAATGGACAGTGAAAGAACTATTGCACCATTAATCAAAACAAGTGATGCTGTTTTGATAGATACTACTGGCATGACAATTGACGCCGTTGTTGCCAAAATATTAGAATTATCCTTATAGGAGATGCAAACAATGGAATTAGGCTATAGATTTTTACATGCTTTTTTTTATCTCTTATATACCGTATTATTTTCAGCTAAAGCTTATAATGTAAAAAATGTTCCAGAAAAAGGAGGCGTGATAATTGCTGCTAACCACCTTAGTAACTGGGATCCGATGCTTATAAGCTGTTTTCTAAACAGATGTGTTGGCTATATGGCAAAAGAGGAATTATTTAAAATACCAATTCTTGGTACTATGCTAAAGGTATTACATTCGTTTCCCATCCACAGAGGAACTTTTGATAGACGGGCCATCAGAGTTGCTATCAATAAACTGCATACAGGTGAGTGTATGGGAGTTTTCCCTGAAGGACATAGAAGCAAAGATGGGAAACTTCAGCGTGCTGCTTCAGGTGTTGCACTGATTGCTGCAAAATCAGGCGTACCTGTAATACCAACAGCCGTTATAAATACTAATAGAATATTTAAAAGTTTTTGTCCTGCGCTAAAAGTAATATATGGCGAACCGCTTTATTACAAGGAAAATTCGATTGACAAGGCAGCGCTGCAAAGATTTACTAACAAAATCATGCAGCGAATTCAAGATTTGCTAAATTCTTACAAGACATAGGGGAATTTTTATGTTATACTATGGAAGATAATAATATTAATGGTGGAAATATGGATATAATATTAGCAGATTATCTAGGATTCTGTTACGGGGTAAAAAGAGCAATAAAACTTGCCCGTGAACAGGCTGGAAAGGATAAACAGGTTGTTACGCTGGGTCCTATTATACATAACCCTCAAATGGTAAAACAATTGGCTGACGAGGGTATTGGATTAGTCAATAGTCTTGATGAAATAGACAAGGGCACTGTTATTATAAGATCTCATGGTGTAGGACCATCTGTTTATAAAAGAGCTTCGGAAAAAGGACTCAGGATAATTGACGCTACATGTCCTCATGTAAAGAAAGCGCAAATGTCCGCAAAAACCCTAGCAGAAGAAGGGTATTTTGTTGTCATAATAGGAGAGAAGGCTCATCCTGAGGTTAAAAGTATAGTTGAATGGTCAGGCAGAAGTGCCGTAGTAATAGAAGATGTCCATGAAGCCGAAAAGCTTCACTTTGTAAGAAAACTAGGCATAGTTGCTCAGACCACTTTTTCCCGCGGAAAATTTAAACAGCTCGTGGATATATTAATTGATAAATCTAATGACATAAAAGTGCTGCGTACTATATGCACTGCTACCGAACAACGCCAGGCAGCAGCCGAAGAACTGGCTATGAAAGTAGATATGATGCTTGTTATCGGTGGCAAAAATAGTGCCAATACAACACGTCTGGCTAGTTTATGTGCTAAAAAATGTCCTACTTACCATATTGAAACAGCTGACGAACTAAAGGATAACTGGTTTCACCATATAGAAAAAATTGGTGTGACAGCAGGAGCTTCTACGCCTGACTGGCTCATCAGGGAGGTATATAGAAAGTGCAAGAACAAGAACAAGACATGCAAAGTCTATTAGACCAAGGAGTAATGAAAGACTTTGTCGAAAATGAAATAATAAAGGGAACCGTTATAATGGTCGATCGTGACTCAGCTTATGTTGATGTTGGATATAAACAGGAAATCCCAATCCCTAATAAGGAATTGGCTTTTCCAACACCGGAAAATGCATCTGATGTTGTAAGTGTAGGGGATACGATTGATGTTTATATTGTTTATATCGGTGGAGAAAACGGCATGGTTTTATCCAAACGCCGTGCTGATGAAATGGTCGCATGGGATGATGCTAAAAAAGTCTATGATGAAAAAGCATCTGTTCCTATCAAGATCACAAAACTGATAAAAGGCGGTTTGCTCGTTTCTTTTTCAGGCCTTAGAGGTTTCTTGCCAGCATCGCAGATTGAATTACATTTTATCCGTGACCTTTCTAGTTATGTTGGCAAGGAATTACAAGCCCGCATAATTGAAATAGATAGTAAAAAACAGCGGCTAATCTTTTCCCATCGTGTTCTTCTAGAAGAAGAACGTGCTGCAAAACAGTCTGAACTTCTTGAATCATTAAAAGTTGGTGAAATCCGAAAGGGAAAAGTAAAACGTGTTGTTGACTACGGTGCTTTCATAGATTTAGGCGGTATGGATGGTTTAGTTCATATATCTGATTTGTCATGGGATCATGTAAAACATCCTTCTGATGTCATCACTGCCGGAGATGAAGTAGATGTTCTTGTAAAGAATTTTGATCCTGAAACCAAGCGCATTTCTTTGAGCATAAAGGATACTACTACTGATCCATGGTATGATAAAATTGACAAATATTCTGTGGGTAGCTATGTAGTCGGTAAAATTGTCAAATTGACTGATTTTGGTGCTTTTATGCAATTAGAAGAAGGGCTTGACGGCTTAATTCGCACTCGTGAGCTTTCAGAAAAACATGTTAAAAAAGCTGATGAAGTAGTAAAAGTCGGCGATGAAATAAAAGTAAAAATTATTCATATTGATAAAGAACATAAAAAAATTGCTCTTAGTATTGCTAGAGTTAAACAGGATGCCGATAAAGCCCAGTTTGATGAATATCAAAAAGAACAGTCAAAACAGGAACAACCTAATACTGTTGCTGATAATGTTCAGGAAAAAGAATAAATTTTACGATATTTCCTGTTTTTTTAGTTTTATAGATTATTATAGGATATCTAAGTATTTTATACTAAAAGGAGTGATGCCGTGTGACATTACTCCTTTTAGTCGTTTTTTAATTAGATGGCTGGTTTTTAAGGGAGTTTGTTAATGTCTTACAGTGGTAAAATAATAAAGGTAAATAAAAACAGTTTAGGGGAAGAGCTTGGTATCAAATCAGGAGATTTGTTATTAGCAGTAAATGGTCAGAAATTAATTGATATAATTGACTTAAGCTTTGCTCTTGCTGATGAGGAAATTGAACTTTTAATAGAACATACTGATGGTAATCAGGAAATTATAGCTTTTGATAAGGACTATGATGAAGAATTAGGTGTCGAATTCGAATCAGCAGTGTTCAATGGAATACGACGCTGCGGCAATAAATGCTGTTTTTGCTTTGTTGATCAAGTTGCTCCTAATATGCGGTCGAGTCTATCTGTTAAAGATGATGATTACCGAATGTCTTTTTTATATGGTAATTTTGTCACTATGACTAATATGGGAATAAAAGATTTTGAACGAATTCAAAAATTACATTTGTCGCCATTATATTTATCTATCCATACCACTAATCCAAAACTTCGTATTTCTATGATGAAGAGCAAACGTGCTGGAGAAATACTTAATCAGCTAGATAAATTAGACGCAATGGATATAAAATATCATACGCAAGTAGTTTTATGTCCAGGAATAAATGATGGGTCAGAATTAGATAGAACTATTACTGATATTGATAAACATTCTGATAATGCCCTTAGTATAGCAATTGTTCCTGTAGGATTGACTAAATACAGGGATGGTTGCTATCCATTGCAGACATTTACAAAAGATACTGCTTTAACAGTGATAAAACAGGTAGAAAAATGGCAGAATTATTTCCGGGAAAAGAAAGGCTGTACTTTTGTTTATTTGAGTGATGAATTTTATCTTACTGCTGATTATCCGTTGCCTCAAAGCATTAATTATGATGGTTTTCCCCAATTGGATAATGGTATAGGTTTAAGCAGAAATTTTATAGATGAATGGGAAAAGGCCACCCAAAATTATTCTCCTGTAAAAAAATATTATAAGGACCAATTACATCTGACTATAGTCTGCGGTAAATCAGCTGAAAAAGTATTATCACCATTGCTCAACAGTTTCAAAATAGATAATTTATATATTAATACCTTAGCAATAATAAATAATTTTTTTGGTCCTGCTGTTACAGTAACTGGATTACTTACCGGGCAGGATATTTTAACTGCTTTGCAGAAACAGGAAAATTCTTGTGATGGGGTAATTTTACCTTCATCAGCTTTGCGCACAGGAGAAAATATTTTTTTAGATGATTATTCATTGGAAGAACTACAAAAAAAGTATCCCCACGAAATAAAAGTGGCTGCAGATGCCAAAACATTATATGAATTATTGACAAAATGGCATAATACTAAAAGCATCGTTAAAAAAGATATTTATACATGGCAGAGTAATGCTGCTTATACAAAATAAAAGGTAGGTGCATAGAACTTGAGTAAACCCATAGTTGCAATAGTTGGCCGACCTAATGTCGGTAAATCAACCTTGTTTAATCAAATAGGGAAAAAGCGTGTTTCTATAGTTGAAGATTTTCCAGGGGTTACACGTGACAGAATCTATATGGATGCAGAATGGCTTGATAAAAAGTTCACCATAATTGATACTGGTGGTATAGAACTTGAAGGACAAGACACGATATTATCTTCTATTAGGATACAAGCCCAATTAGCTATAGAGGAAGCTGATGTTATAGTTTTTTTGACTGATGGACGTGCTGGTATGACTAATACTGACGAAGAAATAGCACGAATTTTACGCAATACACGGAAACCTGTAATTCTTGCAGTAAATAAAATTGATACTCCTAAACAAGCTCTTGATATTTACGAATTTTATAATTTAGGATTAGGTGAACCTACGGCAATTGGTGCATCTAATGCTTTGAATATTGGCGATCTACTGGACCGTATAGCTGAAGCTTTTGGTAAAATTGAAATTATAGAAGAAGACCCGGATGAAATACACATAGCAGTAATAGGAAGACCTAATGTAGGGAAATCATCACTAGTCAATG is a window encoding:
- the aroA gene encoding 3-phosphoshikimate 1-carboxyvinyltransferase, with translation MTTKSIQAAVTGLHGEITVPGDKSISHRSIMFAGLCTSPVHITNFLHAQDCMSTVTCMKALGVDIVETTNGDMSVCGKGLHGLREATSVIDAGNSGTTLRLMMGILSGQKFLTTFTGDSSLSKRPMDRVIKPLAKMGAHIVGRRGNTLLPITVIPQTNKLIGLEYEMPMASAQVKSAILLAGLYAKGTTTITEPYPSRNHTEKMLSAFGADINSSGNNIKINPIQELTAPQHIEVPGDISSAAYWFVAGSIIKNSDILIKNVGINETRTGIIDVLKKMGANIEILNLRRTGGEPFADVRVKSAKLHGIDIKATIIPRLIDEIPVIVVAAILADGITTISGAQELRVKESDRIKTVYNEFSKLSTNITEKKDGFIIKGNGSLKYAECNSHNDHRIAMSLAIAGAAGSGINIDKAECVDISYPEFYKTLHNLTNK
- a CDS encoding pseudouridine synthase, coding for MERLQKYIAACGIASRRSAEKLISQGRVRVNGKIINQQGITIDPNNDTIEFDGKIIRETGKKVYIMLNKPKGYISTVKDEHNRKTIMELVKNITQRIFPIGRLDYNTEGLLLLTNDGELMQKLLHPKFKVKKTYTANIEGKLSSIDLGELRHGIKLEDGMTSPAEVKIINYNEQIDRSKIHISIHEGRNRQIRRMFETVNHPVISLKRIEFAGLSLYGLKRGQYRLLSQEELEQLIKVISF
- the ispH gene encoding 4-hydroxy-3-methylbut-2-enyl diphosphate reductase, with product MDIILADYLGFCYGVKRAIKLAREQAGKDKQVVTLGPIIHNPQMVKQLADEGIGLVNSLDEIDKGTVIIRSHGVGPSVYKRASEKGLRIIDATCPHVKKAQMSAKTLAEEGYFVVIIGEKAHPEVKSIVEWSGRSAVVIEDVHEAEKLHFVRKLGIVAQTTFSRGKFKQLVDILIDKSNDIKVLRTICTATEQRQAAAEELAMKVDMMLVIGGKNSANTTRLASLCAKKCPTYHIETADELKDNWFHHIEKIGVTAGASTPDWLIREVYRKCKNKNKTCKVY
- a CDS encoding lysophospholipid acyltransferase family protein, giving the protein MELGYRFLHAFFYLLYTVLFSAKAYNVKNVPEKGGVIIAANHLSNWDPMLISCFLNRCVGYMAKEELFKIPILGTMLKVLHSFPIHRGTFDRRAIRVAINKLHTGECMGVFPEGHRSKDGKLQRAASGVALIAAKSGVPVIPTAVINTNRIFKSFCPALKVIYGEPLYYKENSIDKAALQRFTNKIMQRIQDLLNSYKT
- the cmk gene encoding (d)CMP kinase — its product is MKKIIAIDGPAGAGKSTVAQMTADYLGYTYIDTGSMYRAVAWKVLQHVPIDKLTDNDIINTVKKINVRLSYKNNKTEVYVNGQEISSELKTPAVNKIVSQVAKLRSVREKMVYLQRLMARNGAVVMDGRDIASNVLPNADLKIFLTASVQERANRRFQEMQKKGYNLSLEELKKDIVKRDKMDSERTIAPLIKTSDAVLIDTTGMTIDAVVAKILELSL
- a CDS encoding FapA family protein — protein: MPDTTIGSKSEGYLLEFLDTGVFLTIFPPENEIPLFTDITLLCAILKKHNIKDYNIKYLLKILQKHDGTRTQITGIEASSEEVIEKKELIPVIEISKDRMKAAIYFEGGDDAFHFDKNYILQQLSDKKITYGINEKAIEEFIKYPTQRIVIARGKHAVNGKNAYIKNHVDFSRKGRPSESNYGKVDYKDLNLFFLVSKGDVLSERIPQTKGEKGMNVMGQEIACRPGKPIPLVKGKNTELLNENILIAAIDGQAVDEGNRISVDPKLDINSDVDLSTGNIDFNGSVFIRGNIQDGFSVKAEGDIEIGGTVSGGTVEGRNIHVNGGILGMRRGKVLAREDIHTTFVENADITAERNVYISDVSLHSLINAGKQIIITEKRGQIVGGYAIAGMSIDVKVLGNIVNVATKVEVGINPIINNKYKALASNIEKAKKQLKSIKNALIIFNEKADKLTTMQKMKFSELKRTQFPLAGEIERKEKELSIISKQLQNMKHAYIRVNDVAYPGVKLVVSSCLYTVQTETKHCTFLADESCGTVKISPY
- a CDS encoding DUF6115 domain-containing protein; its protein translation is MFTEILGVIIIIGIIFILILRHNTLNESANDKKINSGAVHLQKDLEKTGNEILAKMDQKMDEMELSMNKLDKKIVELKNYNALLAEYENKNVLQKMSREKKSTAATTFNSALTTATKNTYGGSIDIVAGNDNEQSTDKKENAVKENVLQDDLSETAKKVFALLNQHIEPGEISRRLSIGRGAVDMIIQMYKKNK
- the rpsA gene encoding 30S ribosomal protein S1; the protein is MQSLLDQGVMKDFVENEIIKGTVIMVDRDSAYVDVGYKQEIPIPNKELAFPTPENASDVVSVGDTIDVYIVYIGGENGMVLSKRRADEMVAWDDAKKVYDEKASVPIKITKLIKGGLLVSFSGLRGFLPASQIELHFIRDLSSYVGKELQARIIEIDSKKQRLIFSHRVLLEEERAAKQSELLESLKVGEIRKGKVKRVVDYGAFIDLGGMDGLVHISDLSWDHVKHPSDVITAGDEVDVLVKNFDPETKRISLSIKDTTTDPWYDKIDKYSVGSYVVGKIVKLTDFGAFMQLEEGLDGLIRTRELSEKHVKKADEVVKVGDEIKVKIIHIDKEHKKIALSIARVKQDADKAQFDEYQKEQSKQEQPNTVADNVQEKE
- a CDS encoding BaiN/RdsA family NAD(P)/FAD-dependent oxidoreductase, producing the protein MKKILVIGAGAAGIMAAIEAAKTAEVTLVEQKDKIGRKLMITGKGRCNITNTADLTTFIKNIPGNGKFLYSAFKNFFNDDVVKFFTTIGVKTKVERGGRVFPKSDSAFDVVNGLKNKLYDSNISLLLNTRVARLILKDNCVTGIETWAGKIILADAVILCAGGASYPLTGSDGSGIKLAQEVGHTITPLTPALVPLESDAPWIKGIQGLSLRNVKLSVFTNNKKSDELFGEMMFTHFGVTGPIILSASRAIALNMNKGKKVYLSVNLKPALNSHQVDLRIQRDFEKYKHKQVKNAMTDLLPHKLIPIILDLSYIDAEKSVSEVTKKERRQLAVILQNLSFDITKTRPLAEAIVTCGGIRVKEINPQTMQSKLVKNLYFAGEVLDIDGYTGGFNLQAAFSMGYTAGQMAVR